The Lytechinus pictus isolate F3 Inbred chromosome 5, Lp3.0, whole genome shotgun sequence DNA segment GTAAGGCACCCATCATTGAAGCTTTTGAAGGAAGTATTTGTTGTGGGCGGATGTTGAAGACTTGTTTACAAGAGGGAATGGAagtataatgaatattcataacgatgtgcatataaccgtgttttcacaaaatattgataaactttaaaattcaataacttcgttatttgttatccgattctgatgaaatttcagcattttgctttgtaaattttactctatttatttagatataaatattttcagccctgaACATCCCTTTAAAACTCTGGTAGAACTTGCTttgaattattgattttgaaatgattgCATTGAACGAACGAGAGTAACACATATCCAGTcaaataatcttttctttatACTACAATCGGttaaatcatatattttggGGGTCAAACGATTTCAATTGCTTTcattgtgatattttgatgatgttctAAATGCTAAACagagcattatttttcaataataacaaaattgcaCCCCTTTACATGTTTATTTTGAGTGGTGGAATCATTAacactggctttccatagataGGTAAAGCGCTTCATAAATAATAACCGCGATCTCTCGCTGTTTCGGTCTGCTTCACGCTGCATGTTGCTCCAGACttccaaaataaaaaataaattgttctaCCTCTTACATCATATTTATTCGTATTTGTCATTTTCCCGTTTTCTTTTGAActgatatttttgtttgaatccTGTCTTCGATATCACCTTCATCGGCAATATGTCGACTGAACCAAATTTAAAGTTGGACGATCTGGCAGCGGCATTTTCTGGGACGGTCGGAGTCTCTTTCTCCGCGGAAAGTTCGGCGACGGTGCATCCCAGGATGTGTATGTTCAAGACGCGGGACAGTAAGCAAAGTCAGTGGGAGAGACGGAAGGAGAAACTGCGGTTTCAGAGAGAGTAtgcactatttttttaaaaatcaaactgtCTTGGTCCTCATCCTGaacttttctcctctcttttcatTTGTGTCTATGCATGTGTGACTTAACTTGAATTTAAGTTACGTTCACTCACACAACTCACTCACACAActacctcaggcgatgttcgtgcaggctccactccacttcactaccgctacactacgctccacctacccgaacatcgggacagtgaactagatcggatattccgagtcataaaaggtgggatggcaatcatggttatcgtaaaaattaaagaaaaaaaatatataaagaggtatatgaatgacttaatatcttactttcACTAGACtttacacccgtatttcactccgtgtccatcctccggttatcctcaaaattggtgattttgggccagtatctttttcctcacacgtattattcacgaccgatttcaaaacatcgtaTGCGATCGCGATCGATCAGCaaccgatcgcatgcgatgttttgaaatcggctgtgaataatacgtgtgaggaaaaagatactggcccaaaatcgcaaattttgaggataaccggaggatggacacggagtgaaatacgggtgtaaagtaagatattaagtcattcatatccctctttatattttttttctttaatttttacgataaccatgattgccatcccaccttttatgactcggaatatccgatctagttcactgtcacgatgttcgggtaggtggagcgtagtgtagcggtagtgaagtggagtggagcctgcacgaacatcgcctgaggtaTCACACAACAtgctacctcaagtgatgttcgtgcaggctccactccacttcactaccgctacactacgctccacctacccgaacatcaagACAGTGAACCGTTCGGATACCCCCGAGTGGCAAAGGTGGGAAAAAATGCacatttgttgtaaaaaaaattttttttaaagacatcaacaataaataaaagcttaatttcttactaTTCGCccttatttcactccgtgtccatcttCCGGTcatcctcaaaatttgtgattttggcCAGTATCTAATTCCTCACACGTGTTATTCACGGCCGCTTTCAAAACATCGTACGCCAGGGTCGCAACCTCAAAcagcatgaatatttatattatattggatggctcagaatggaataccagaaatatttcaagagttttaaaaaatattttatgatcgtaaaatatttttttaaactcttgaaatatttctggtattccattctgagccatccaatataatataccATGCAGAATCCAAAATGGTTAATGTGAATTGCGCACGGGTCGTACGCAATTCGCATTCACCATTTTTATTTGGCAGTGAATTATTAATACGTGTGGGGAACTTGGAACTGGCTTCAAATCACCGATTTTGAGACGTTTACAACTACAAGAAAGGGCAAGGAGTGAGTCTGTGTCCGATAGAAAGTTTAGTCACTGTAGGACCGTGTAGAGTACGCTTAGTGTCTTATTTTTACATGACGTGTTGCCTTACCAAAAAGTGACACAGTTTGTCACTGGTTTTTGAGAGCGAGTATTTGTCCCCCGAGGGTTTGGGTAGGTGTAGCGGAGGGTggcggtagtgaagtgtagtggagcctacacgaacCATCGCCTGAGGTAGACGGAGTAACTGCGCCAGTCTCATGAGTGTGCGGATGCTTAATTTCGTTTTtctaccttgtaaatattttgcATAGACTATTTTGGAAAGACTTGTGGTGGTCACAAACACAATACATTTCTGTACTAAACAAGCTACTGACAGTAGTCTAATAATTTGAGAACTTGCTTGTTTAGTACAGAAATGTATTGTCCTTCTAAGGCCCATACTGTAGTGTATGGTCTAATTTATTATTTCCCATAGTCATACTACTCATACTTGGCCTACGTTAAATTTTATAGAGAGTGATGCCAAATTTGCTTAACACTGTCAAAAAGTgtaagtttctttcttttctttttttttacaggaaacgTAGAGACTACGCTGATGTAGCCAGGAAGCTTGCTGAAGAAGATTATGCGAACATTACACTCAGTGATGACGAGGAAGAGGAAACCATGGATCACACCTCACCAACTTCGGGGAAAAATAGGAGTAAcaagggaaaaagaaaaggaaagaaggaacgATATTACAGCAATCAGGTACAATATTTGCATTTTGCTGTAAATTTTCTCTTTCTAATATTATGCAATTTTAATGCTTTATTATTAAAGACCCAgaccaaaagtgaaattgacaaatcatatCCAAATCTAAAGCTTATTACTTTGTAAACACAACATTGCAAGCTTTATGTACTTTCAGTGCTACCAGCTAAGGATTTTGCTGAAGAATAGCTCCCATTATGGGGCTTCGAAAATAGGCTTTCCTGTACTTTTCACCGGGCTCGAGACTGTGACGTCATGTTGACTTAGAAGCGTTGTGATGAcgtaggtttgtacacagaaaaactgggtaatttttctgcttttcaaattacgcattttattttcttaatttctatcacatagagatatcacagggaataattttcctggtatcgcattgcaatttgctccacatttgtaaaagactgctatgcataaagtcttttgtatagcaaaTTTTCACATAGGACTGTACTTTGAGaactcttatgaccaaaaatgctattcaaatttgtaaatcaaaattattccctgtatcATGTACATATAATTTCCTACAAGCTTGAATTGAAACAATCTACAGCTTTGGACTCGTTTGCCATATATAATTTCACCCTTATTTGGCGCAGCTTTCCAATTATATCTGCATTCAGATTATGtgtaacaacttttcctgacagcAATTTAGGCCTAATAAGAgccaaagaaagaaattaaaaaaaaatcctactgAAGAGTTGTGGATTTCCTTCCATTTGAGCTCTGAATATCATAAGAGTCACTTTCCcatgcaaattgaaaaaaaaaatatataattcataatCTGGAAATCCTTCTTTTCTACacgtgtacaaacctatggaatcacaaccctcaTGACACATTGTGATGACACATATTCAGGCCATTGAGAAGCTTGATAAAGCCTATTGTCGAAACCCATTAATTTGAGTTTTTCTCAAGCAAAATACTGAGCTGTAGTGCGGAGAATAtgcataaaacatacatttttttgtattacatgtatgtagcttTTTCCCAtatatcaatataatttttaGCTCTGATCTGGGTCTTTAACAGCTCATCTGAtcaatttccatacagttgatgTTATCTGAATGATTTGGTGGCATAGCAGTAGATGTTATTGATGCCATGCCATATCTGATCTATTTTCTTACAgttgattttatttgtgaatagtGTGATGACATTCCATATATACTATTTCCATACAGTCGTTATCTGAATAGTTTGATGACATTCTATTTCTAATCTATTTCAATACAGTTGATGTTATCCGAATGGTTAGATGATGTTCCATCAGACTTGGCAGAGAATTGGTTGATGGTTCCATGTCCAAAGGGAAGAAGGACATTCATCATAACAAGCAAGGTCAGTCCAAAatccaaatcaattttaatcattattttcactataaaAGAATGCATCTTACTGCATCTTTCAATTGTAATGGCCAAGTCCACCCCTAGagcaagttgatttgaatgatcaCGGACAAATTAATTGAGCATGTTACTAacaatgtcatcaaaatcagacaagaatGAAATTCATcgcattattatattttttttattcactaaTTCTGGAAATGTTCCACAAAGAGTTAAGTCTGACTTAAAGTCAAGAAATTAatggcattttatttttttcacagagTAGTTACGAATAACTGTTGAGCCTTTTCTTGTGCCAAATTATATATTCTTACGTAGTGGACTAAAACCTAAGAATGTATTCCAGTCATGCATAACAAGAGGAACAACTTAATGAGATTTTTCTGTCCGGATCCATCAGTGTAACCTGAAATGAATGGTGGTCACCAATTGTTTATGCATACTTTTTTGCCATAGTGGGTGCAAGTGATCTCTGTGCAATCAATCAACTGATCTGTCTGTAGAGTTTTCACTTCATACAGAGTGAGTCCATCATGACATGAAATAGGGATTGCAAAAGTGCCCTCTgcagtgaaaaaaaatggtgCAAAATCTCCTTAGGGAAGAAAAACAACACAATTTCTGTCTCATTGGGTTATCTTTTAAGATTCTGTTTTTATCACTTCTATCCACAGTCCACATTCAGTTTCCATTGATAAGAGTAACTATTGAGTCAATTTCAATCAAAATCGTTTCCAAGCAATCTGAAAATTCCAGTCACTTTCATGTAAAGTAAGTGGGTTTAGCTTTCGCAAAGATTTCAATACAGTATGTTTGTATAACTGTGTGTGtgattgagttttttttttattgggacAGAATCCATAACCTTTTTAAAAGAGGTGACCAAGACTCAAACCCCTGCATCAATTCATAACTCACCATGTAGCTTAAATGACCGATGCACACTGCAATGACCAACATGTCTGTATAGCAGGTACATGCAGGGTAATGTAACTCTGGTATTTAAAAGTGTTTTGTCCAAATCAATTTATATTCTAGGGCCGGACCTGCCACTACACAAAGAGTGGTCATTGTATGAACCAGTTTCCGAGTGCTCTACCAGGTGGATCAAGTGGACAGAGTAGGAGTAGATCAAGTAAGTAGAACTCTGCTTCGCTCAGCATTTGAAAaatcggttccatgacatttgctccggcgacaattgctctgctgtaaattccacacactaatggaatgaccaacttcaacccttgCTTTAACACTATAACCCTATCCTTAACCTatccctaaacctaacataaaaccgtATTGTAACCCTATCTTAGACGAGCAGTTGTCActggagcaaatatcatgtcatctCAAATCATATGCTAGGTACACAATATgcgctgaaaaatattttttctgtgTACAATGTACATATATGTTATACCTCAATCCCAATGCCGTGCGATCCGTTACAATTTGCCTTTAGTTGCTGATCGCGAAAATTTTTGTGCCATCCAAATTTTCTTCTACTATCAAAACTATTGCCGCGATTGACCTCAAGATCTGATAAGATCTGACACGATCAGTACGATTACTCCACGGGTTAGATCGCAGTTTCAATTATGGCGCAAATTGTGACAAGGCGAACTAGGTATTTTGAAGGATGATCATGTAACTATTGATCCTTAAAGGtgaaagacagtagttgcagcaaacaaatatttcatgagaaagtctttaaaatcaaggttaattgtcaaaatattttcatacatctagatctggtacgttaatgtaaacttatctttgtaaatcatgaaatcttagctcaaaatcaatAACACAGAAATGCATAgctgggacagtgtattaatattgcttcaaaaaatatcgacatttgatggaattccatgcgtattttgctcatttctcagcaattacgcattttctttaACAGAGCTATTTGGcgcatttcattggattctgctAGAACTCactttgagatcgttaccacaactggtatttatctgtAACATGCCAAAATGTCAGTTGGATCCTTAAACTGCTaaaaatttacattataatgATTTAGGAATTCCTTTGTAATTGTTGTGGAACTAAGCTTATAGTCAACATTTTGACTCAAAATGTAGTCAAAATGTTTTTGTGTCTGTTTTATTTAATACAGAGATCCAGTTTTACATTTAGAACTATGTTGATCATAATCAGACACGTTTTGTAGTTGAGTACCAAAATTCCGATCAATCAAGcacattcaattaaattcagttaatttatttatataaatgtagcataaatattttgatatgaaacAAATTACCTACGATATGAATACATATGCAGAACAttcaaaattgatgaaaaatatgtatataaaaatatgttaaaaaggAATGCAAATATACAACCAACAAATGTAGGAGCACTGGAGtagtaaaaacaataatttatcAAGGGCTACACAAACACAAACATGTATACACAATTGAAGTGAATAATTTAGCTAACCATTGTTAGTCCGCAGAGATTATGTTAAACCAGATTTTAGAACATGTGCTAATTCccaatttcattcatattttttatgatttcagaTTACACTATCCTTGACTGTATCTACAGTGAGATCCACAGAACCTATTGGGTGTTAGATTGTATGTGCTGGCATGGTCATCCTGTGTATGACAGCGAGACTGAGTTCAGGTTTTATTGGCTTCATTCTAAGCTAGCGGAGGAACCAGATCTGGCTACCGGTTTCAAGAAACATCCCGTAAGCTACTGATCTTGTGATCATTTTAAATTTGCGATTATTCCAGTGGAAATGGGAATATTAGATTTTCTGCATTTTAAtgtaatctatttttttttcattttactttatatCCTCTTACTAAAAAGAGGTTGAAGATGATATACACTGTACACACATTCTTTAATACCATGTTTACTAGATTGCAAAATGTAGGGTATTATCATGTAAATTCTattccaaccccccccccccccctcccccagcaTTGTGAGGGGCCACGTTTAAACTTTAATACATTTTCACCATTTCAAATTGTGATGTTTTATTATGCAGTGGTATATAATTTACTAGTTTGTTGCATGGAAATGGGCTCATATACATGATTTTCACTGTGAAAAGGGTTTTCAAACTTGCGGGTTCATCAGAGTTCCCAGCCCATCGGGAAattcagggaaaattatttttacttgtttccagtcagggaaaaatcagggaatttgattaaAGATACCttcaaattatggaaaatacCTCAAATGACGAAAAAATCGGAATTTTGATCGGCCAAAAGGTCAAGAGCACgttagtcagtcagactctgttatgttttgttgcatatcaaaacattgaatgactggttatggtggtactaattagttttacattattgtttttatactgaaaatacatgtaatacactGCAACAAcctagaaaacatttgaaacttgggaatgggtttaaatagtTATCACAGAATTTTTttaacttcatcagggaaaaatcagggaattttgttttcttgaaaagctgggaaccctgttcaTGTGTGTActgaatttaaaagaaatgcCCTTTCCACTTTATTAATGCATTGTAAAGTTTGCTGTTAcgaacaaacatttttttttattaaggacaacaatttcatggaaaaaaattgttgtaaaaaaatataatttagtaATGCCAATTGTGGTGAAgttctcaaaatgagttcgaataGAATCCactaaaatgaccacccaagtgtttgtattcATAAATACAAGTGGCTCTggtaaaatgtgtaattgctgagaaattagcaaataagcatgaaattccatcaaatgtcaggtatttttcaagGAAATATCAATACaatgtcccacatatgcctGTTTGTGTTaatgatcatcagaattattggttttcagctaaaatttaatgatttaacaaagataagtttatttcaatgtaccggATCTTGATCTATAGATGATAATATGGTTGCagttaaccttgattttaaagactttctcaagaaaaaaaaagtttactgcaactactttcttttacctttaattgaTCACTAATTGATCACATTTTGTTTCATATCGTGTCGGATAACCtactataatttttatttataataaaacTATTCCCCTTTGTTCTAGTCATTCATAAAtatcatatgttttttttctattcatgttctcatatatttcaatatttcagaTGACATTTTTTGGCCTTCCCTCCTTCAAGTGTGATACACAGACGTTACAAGATGCTATGGCCCAGCCTATGCCATTCAAGGTAGGGGTTTTGAATCATGTTTTATTGAGGGGGTACACATTGGTAGATTTGAAgaaatataaacagataaaaaaTGAGAAACTAGTGGACTGAATGTCAACCATTGTGTTTTGCATCTTTGTATACAGTGTATTTCTTGATTTTATGGcatgatcaataaaaaaattcacCTGCGTTTACCTTTGACATTTTATTGCCTTTTGGACTTGTATAGGGGCAATTCCACATGGGAGAGGGTAAAAcagtaaatttcaaaattaataatatgGATCTGAATGTGAGTGTCCTTTTTACACAAAACCTTATATTTTAAGGAACTGAAAaccttttttaaatatcttttaCGGTTTTTGCTGAACGAtcttttgaatttgatgacCATTTTCAATTAGAGAacatatattttacattattttggataaatttgataacaaaatgGTTCGAAATCATCTAATTTTGTGTGTGAAGGTGTAATAAGTACCAGTAGCAAATGTCTTTATCATgggtattttcaaatttttcaaatCTCTACTACAAAATGgatgtaattccgttaccatgaAACTGAAAAAGTTTTTCCTATGAACTAAATCCTTacttgaattttatataattctGAATTATCATTATAGCAATTGGTAAATTTTGCAGTTGTGTAGTTGTGAATTTCTCAAAAAAACTCCGATGTGTAGATATTGCATTGTTCAGTCTTTTTAGAGGAAAAGAATAAACTTTGTTGAGATCAAATTTGTTTGAATGTCCTCTTTGATAGCAATTTTGTTTCCGGCTTTCATTCTGCTTATCTGTAAATTTATTTCTTGTTAAAGAGACGCATGCAAACTTGAACCTGCCAATTGTCTTTACTCAAAAGGGACAATCCTTACTCATGGGGAATATTATAAGATTTTGACTTTTAACAAGCATGTGGTCTAattttggatttaaaaaaagtcTATCTTATTGCAGGATATTCAGAAATGCTCCTTTTCGACATGTTTTAATAATTTGTCCATGTTTATAATGTGTAGGATCAATttacgcctgttgccatggttaagtacgctattttgttcatgagtccactgttttgaattaatgagtccactcttcaaacaatGGACCCATGAATGAAATACTAGTAGCGTACTTAGGGCAaaaggcgtcaatttggcgcactgtgacaaaagcgcgcatcagcattggaccttttttaatatatgtggtaaataagcgtaatctatacaggaaatttgcataaatcatgGGTTCAAtcaatggttttcaaaaccacctttgtgaatttgggcaaGTGTGTTTTAATCTAACAGTAAGTAACAGTCAGACACTTGTGCtgctcagccaatcaaaaaagAAACTTGTCCGATGACGAGGGTTGATGAGATGCTCTCCTGGAATGCACAATTCATCTAACCCAAAGTCCCATctgaattcattattatctTGCTCAGGATGAGTTGGATGGGCTACTCTTCTACCACAAGGCGCTTCACTACACCCCCGGTGTCACCCCACTGGTCGGTTGGCTGAAACCCTGGATGCTGCCGGAGATCCTGGGCGTACCCATACCAGACGCCCTGATGGCCAAGAGACCACTTGGGGCGCAACTGAGACCCCCTTCATCCACCCCTTCACCTGCTAAACCTGAGCAGACGGTGCAGAGTCCAAAGGATGGGAAAGGAGATGCGAAGATAGAGGCCATGGATGAATCACCAGCAAAGAGCTGAGGTATGCGAGAGGTTGTTCCTCAATTTCAGAGAAGCAGCAGGATACTCTTTGGACATTAATTTGCCATGTTGATGGTGGTCGTCAAAGTAgaccctgtattttattatctgattCACTTGTATCCAGGTTGACATCAAGGGTGACACTGAGGCACCCTCTTTCAAGCAATTCTGCAATATTAAGAGGTGCCAACTATTGTGATATTTGCCAAGAATAATACAGGTGTCTGATATAGGAAACACTCCCCCTCTCCTATCATATTACAACACATGTATCTACTGCTGGAAAGGGAAAAAGACCGATTCCCTTCCAACATTCTTTTTGCAACCAGGGAAATAGTTTCTGTCAGGAACTGTTTTTCCtgcttctgtttttttttctgaatttcccttttttattgaATGCAATGGTAGTTTGCACTGActatcttttttacatttttagggCTAAATTAAAccctcacaatatttaaatagtACATACAAGTTTGTCATccctgaaaatttgatgaaataggCAAGATGTAGGAAGATTAGAAATAAGTTATTGGAGACAGGGTCCGTTTCCATAAAACTtattatgaaaacaaatttgcaataacattcAAAAGCTATTGAAAccatttgttattgaaattgtgcatttgttattataagaaGTCTTTGATGAAACAGGACCTGGGACTTGGATTCAGCTCATAAAGCAAAGAATACAAGGTGCAAAAAGGAAACCTTGATGATAGGTGACGTTTTTTGTTCTTATATTTTTATGGCATTTTATATCTTTTAATTGatattggcaaaaagaagctgctgaaaactgcttatctaataaaagagagccaatggagtaaattagaaagtcaaatgggggcctaagctttcgatcctagcagaatcttcgtcggaggcaaaatgacaaacatataaagtggaacaaccataacatagaccacagacaagctacagcaacactagaaacaaggagacaaaaggggcattagtgagtagagaagaccaagcaggttagtgaaggggatgaaagaaaaagagtaggcagacacaaagggaagttagtgtaagtaaggccagtaagagacctcaagccaagagagattaagataatgaggcaggcaacatcaaacaggatctggaacaaaacagtgatagagggtatgaggaagagatgaataacaagagaattagtgagaggtgggtcaaacaggttacaaagaaaggcataataaactggtgcataagagtggggaaaaaaggaaaagaatggggaacaactgataatgtgcaaaagatatatgataaagcattaaacaaactaagagaagaaggtaagcgtaaaaaaaaaattccctactatatagtcttgttttttcccgtcacacctagcggattacaatatcagttacaccatatgtgtatttatattttttcatatacatttcttttctggatatattatatacatatcacttatagatacatatttacacttattATTTAAAGACTATTTACACCCCCtccccttatttttttcactctttCATCTGAAACGTCTGTTGATTCAGAGGAAAGATCGATACAAAAAATTCGAAAAATTACTTTACAGTTGCAACTATTTTTGCTTCACGTGAATCATAATTTATTTGCCATACTGAAAATGGTTAAATTTAGTCTTTACAGAGACgactcaaataaaaaaaatctatccaGTATTATTCTTTTTTCAAATCTCACAGGtgcaataagcctgttcacggtcgCAAAATGTGCACGAGCAGTAATAGgtcattttattcttttcatcacatccaagctgaaaaGTGACAAAGTGTTCATAATCACTGTTATTTGACATAAGCccaaacaatagtcaaatgtgccaaaagcagacaataaaaaaacaagtggaacgcctctggcagtctcgcctgcattacgcgatttaatatagcagcagtgctaactttgaaagctactataaaataatcatttacaaaaacaccattcatataatgacagaataccacgttcattgaccatagatgacatttgaacggtgacttaagacttgtcaactacacccatgtccacatttcattcactctatccataaactttcaaagttatgatggcaattcaacaattaccccaacatggcctaagtttattgaccttaactgacctttgacctcggttttgtgacctgaaactcacaggggatgttcagtgatacttgattactcttatatcccaagttttatgaaatagatccataaacttcagagttaggatggtaattcaacaaatacccccaacacggccaaagttcattgaccttaaatgaccattgaccatggtcatgtgacctgaaactcgcacaggatattcactaatacttgattaaccttatgcccaagtttcatgaactaggtccatatactttctaagttatgatgtcatttcaaaaacttaaccttaggttaagatttgatgttgacgccgtcgccgtcggaaaagcggcgcctatagtctcgctctgctatgcagatTTCCAAGCTTTTCTCCGGATGTATTGTTCTATTCATCTGGCCAGGGTGGTATTGTGGAACACTCTCATAagttttgtcataaattttgtcatttctctcaGAGATGTGACACTGCTGTGATTGTcacaaattggtattctgaacattgtcttttggCCTGTCATATCTCTCTAAGTTCCCGCCCATCTTTTCGGAGGCAAACCTATTAAAATCACTGTTAGTTCTCAGTGGGAACCCTTCTATAGGAAGGCCCGATGGCATGTGGGGCATATCTTCAATACAGTAGCTGGCATGAATGCgcttaattacaaagagagacagggagctgTGAAGGATTTTTAGAAGAGAGATGgtaaaaagggaaaatagagaaagaagagaggaaTCAATAAGTAGGGTCTAACTAATTAtagcatgaaaaaatacttttgaaaatagTCATGGATGAAGAGTGAAACTAGTAccacaatctaatctaaataatatgATTGTATGCTTGACATTTAGTCAGCAGGGTATTGCGATATTAGGtactaaaagatatgacaaCATTTATGACTGCTAGACCCTGTCATAagttttgtcatatcttttactTGTATACTGG contains these protein-coding regions:
- the LOC129262306 gene encoding snurportin-1-like; the encoded protein is MSTEPNLKLDDLAAAFSGTVGVSFSAESSATVHPRMCMFKTRDSKQSQWERRKEKLRFQREKRRDYADVARKLAEEDYANITLSDDEEEETMDHTSPTSGKNRSNKGKRKGKKERYYSNQLMLSEWLDDVPSDLAENWLMVPCPKGRRTFIITSKGRTCHYTKSGHCMNQFPSALPGGSSGQSRSRSNYTILDCIYSEIHRTYWVLDCMCWHGHPVYDSETEFRFYWLHSKLAEEPDLATGFKKHPMTFFGLPSFKCDTQTLQDAMAQPMPFKDELDGLLFYHKALHYTPGVTPLVGWLKPWMLPEILGVPIPDALMAKRPLGAQLRPPSSTPSPAKPEQTVQSPKDGKGDAKIEAMDESPAKS